ATCTGCCAGATCACCCATTGCATGACCTCGTATTTGCCGCGCAGATCCTGCGGCCAGAATTTGCCGGTCTTCTCGGCGAGATAGAAGAGGATCGCGCCGGACTCGAAGACGCTCAACGGACCGCCGCCATCGGCAGGTTCGTGGTCGACGATGGCAGGCATGCGGTGATTGGGGTTGAGTCTGAGGTAATCAGGCTTGAACTGGTCGCCCCGGCCGATATTGACCGGCACCAGCCGATATGGCGTGCCGGTTTCTTCCAGGAAGATCGAAACTTTCTTGCCGTTCGGCGTCGGCCAGTAGTGGAGATCAATCATCTGCTTACCTCGTTCGCTTAGGCATTCCTGATGAGCAGAATAGCGTTGCGACCATGGCAGGCCGAATATGTTTGTTCCAAAATCGATGGCGAAATTAAAAACCTGTGAGCGTTCCTGGCGCCAATTCGGGTGCAGATATGGAAATGGGGAAGCGTCGCGCTTTGATCGATGGTATCTAGAATCGAGCGTCGAGATGGAAGTTCGAACCTGCTGAGATCCGATGATAGGCCGGAAGCGTCAGTCCGACATGGGGAGGAGATCGGTGAAGGCCATGCTTTCGCTCGGTCTTCTGTTTCCCGCCGTGGACACAGTAAAGGCCCAGCCTGAGGGGAGCGCCGGGCCGCCGGCCTGCTTGTATTCGGGACCTTCGGCGGCGGGATCGGGTGAGACGCTCTGCATCCGGAAAGACAGTTTCAACTACGACCTTTGCGTCGCGATCGAGCATTTCGCCAGTGCCAATCAATTGCCAGCGGATTATTTCGCCCGTCTCATCTGGCGGGAAAGCACCTTTCGCCCCGATGCCGTCAGCTTCAAGGGAGCCCAGGGGATTGCGCAGTTCATGCCCGGAACGGCGAAACTGCGCGGTCTCGAAGACAGCTACCAGGTGTTGGAAGCCCTGCGGAAATCGGCGCAGTATCTCGACGAATTGCGCAATCGTTTCGGCAATCTCGGCCTTGCTGCCGCCGCCTATAATGCCGGTGAAAACGGCCTTTCCACTTACCTTGCGTCAGGAAGATTACCTTACGAGACGCGCGGCTACGTCCTGGCAATCACCGCGCATTCAGTCGACGAATGGAAGGATAACCCGCCGGAAGACGCGGCTGCCCCGCTC
The Rhizobium leguminosarum DNA segment above includes these coding regions:
- a CDS encoding lytic transglycosylase domain-containing protein, whose product is MIGRKRQSDMGRRSVKAMLSLGLLFPAVDTVKAQPEGSAGPPACLYSGPSAAGSGETLCIRKDSFNYDLCVAIEHFASANQLPADYFARLIWRESTFRPDAVSFKGAQGIAQFMPGTAKLRGLEDSYQVLEALRKSAQYLDELRNRFGNLGLAAAAYNAGENGLSTYLASGRLPYETRGYVLAITAHSVDEWKDNPPEDAAAPLDKDNSFLDACVALAERRTLKETPPWRQEGEWAPWGVQLAANANVAVARRMFLDAVQGLPAPLNAEQPLILRQRDRSFGFRPRYAARIGRQTRIEANNLCSQIRKHGGTCLVFKNR